From one bacterium genomic stretch:
- a CDS encoding methylenetetrahydrofolate reductase has product MTTKSGSNLERVIASGQPAVTGELGPPMSADPAEVVHKAHQLKGFCDAANITDCQTAVVRISSIAAAVVAAREGLEPVMQMTCRDRNRIAMQADLLGASALGIKNCLCIAGDHQSFGKAGKLMGHPGAKNVYDIDTVQLVGILKKMRDEGLQQGGDKLQVAPKFHIGASWTPLGDPMDFRPVNLLKKVKAGADFIQTQGIYDVELFRSQMKKAADLGCFEHTAMLAGIIVPKSAMMLKYMDTSVSGISVPPELIARMAKAKEAAGDDKKKMKELQEAEGIKIAIELIKQVLDIPHVKGVHVMAIEWESALEPIVKGAGLYPRPTLAQA; this is encoded by the coding sequence ATGACGACGAAGAGCGGGAGCAATCTCGAGAGAGTCATCGCGAGCGGGCAGCCGGCGGTCACCGGCGAGCTCGGGCCGCCGATGTCCGCGGACCCGGCGGAGGTCGTCCACAAGGCGCATCAGCTCAAGGGCTTCTGCGACGCGGCGAACATCACGGACTGCCAGACCGCGGTCGTGCGCATCTCGAGCATCGCTGCGGCCGTCGTCGCCGCGCGCGAGGGCCTCGAGCCGGTGATGCAGATGACCTGCCGCGACCGCAACCGGATCGCGATGCAGGCCGATCTCCTCGGCGCCTCGGCGCTCGGCATCAAGAACTGCCTCTGCATCGCCGGCGACCACCAGTCCTTCGGCAAGGCCGGCAAGCTCATGGGGCACCCGGGGGCGAAGAACGTCTACGACATCGACACGGTCCAGCTCGTCGGCATCCTCAAGAAGATGCGCGACGAGGGCCTCCAGCAGGGCGGCGATAAGCTGCAGGTCGCCCCGAAGTTCCACATCGGCGCCTCCTGGACGCCGCTGGGCGACCCGATGGACTTCCGGCCGGTCAACCTGCTCAAGAAGGTCAAGGCCGGCGCGGACTTCATCCAGACGCAGGGGATCTACGACGTCGAGCTCTTCCGCTCGCAGATGAAGAAGGCCGCCGACCTCGGCTGCTTCGAGCACACGGCGATGCTGGCGGGAATCATCGTCCCCAAGAGCGCGATGATGCTCAAGTACATGGACACGTCCGTCTCCGGGATCTCGGTGCCCCCCGAGCTGATCGCGCGCATGGCAAAGGCCAAGGAGGCCGCGGGCGACGACAAGAAGAAGATGAAGGAGCTGCAGGAGGCCGAGGGGATCAAGATCGCGATCGAGCTGATCAAGCAGGTTCTCGACATCCCGCACGTCAAGGGCGTGCACGTGATGGCGATCGAGTGGGAGAGCGCCCTGGAGCCGATCGTCAAGGGCGCCGGCCTCTACCCGCGGCCGACCCTCGCCCAGGCGTAG
- a CDS encoding methylenetetrahydrofolate reductase C-terminal domain-containing protein: MIVGSQKPFPETWEMVKGFKKVMVIGCNTCVAICHAGGAKEAEILATMLRMKATEEGVALQADFTAVQRQCEPEYFEPVLEQLREYELVISTACGVGVNFLSGLIGKVPVFPGINTSFYGAVPAAGVFVELCAGCGNCILHLTGGICPIARCSKSLMNGPCGGTNQGKCEVSKDIDCAWYLIVERMKELGRLDRLAEIQPPRNWSTARDGGPKKIVLEHIAAPAEAEAKK; this comes from the coding sequence CGGGTCGCAGAAACCGTTCCCGGAAACCTGGGAGATGGTCAAGGGCTTCAAGAAGGTGATGGTGATCGGCTGCAATACCTGCGTCGCGATCTGCCACGCCGGGGGCGCCAAGGAGGCGGAGATCCTCGCCACGATGCTCCGCATGAAGGCCACGGAGGAGGGCGTCGCGCTGCAGGCCGACTTCACGGCGGTCCAGCGCCAGTGCGAGCCGGAGTACTTCGAGCCCGTCCTCGAGCAGCTGCGCGAGTACGAGCTGGTCATCTCCACCGCGTGCGGCGTGGGCGTGAACTTCCTCTCCGGGCTGATCGGCAAGGTCCCGGTCTTCCCGGGGATCAACACCTCGTTCTACGGCGCGGTGCCGGCGGCGGGCGTCTTCGTCGAGCTCTGCGCCGGCTGCGGCAACTGCATCCTGCACCTGACGGGCGGGATCTGCCCCATCGCGCGCTGCTCCAAGTCGCTGATGAACGGCCCCTGCGGCGGCACCAACCAGGGCAAGTGCGAGGTCAGCAAGGACATCGACTGCGCCTGGTACCTGATCGTCGAGCGGATGAAGGAGCTCGGCCGGCTGGACAGGCTCGCCGAGATCCAGCCGCCGCGCAACTGGTCGACCGCCCGCGACGGCGGGCCCAAGAAGATCGTCCTGGAGCACATCGCTGCTCCCGCGGAGGCGGAGGCGAAGAAATGA